AACAGTGTTCAacggggaaaaataaaaaaaaaattataaaattttgatccCGCTAATTACAGATTACTTGTACGTTAACAATTCACCCCAAAGTCAAAGaccataattttttgaattttattattttagaatgaaAATTGGAAAGCCCAATCAAATTGGGCTGACAATAGGACCCGAATGCCTTAACCCAATTGAGGAATTAAAAAATGGGTCAAAACCCAAAATACACAAACCCTAAGAGCCTTCACCCTGAAAAACTTGTATATATTAGCTGCCGCAACTCCATGGCAGCAAATCTGGGACGGTCGACCGAAAACCCTAATTTTCGGGTAAGCATCTCAACACTCCTCCATTATTTGTTGGAGTTCATCAGTTATTTCGCAAATTATTTTACCCTTTTGTGGGGGTTCTTCAgatattttgtaaattattccATGCAATTTAAATATCTTTTTTGGTCTATGGTAATGATAGAGGTAAGGAGGAAAAGAAGAAATGGCGGTGCCGCTTCTAAGTAAGAAAATCGTGAAGAAGAGGGTCAAGAAGTTCAAGAGACCCCAGAGCGACCGCAAAATCTCCGTTAAGGTATATTCCGAGTTTtctgatttgattttatttttccgtTCGTATTTAGCAGCTTTTACCTGTTTGCCGAAGTTCGATCTAGAACATGTTTTCGTGggggttaaattgaatttggGTTAATGTGCTTAGAAAGATGGATCTTTGAGAGGAACTCTGAGTTGCAAACTGCGGAGTCAGTGTCAGTCGACTAATTGATCTATTTATTATAACGGGTCTTGTTTATTTCCTTTTATCATTCTTCgggttgtttttaatttttcattttgcaAGTGGATGTGATTATTGTTGTTTGACACCCAGTCTTACTTCCATCTATTGATGGAAGATGGTGATATCAATCGACTTTTAATCTGatccatttatttatcattctTTCTGCTGCAgttttaagttatatttttttgtaaggcttgatttgttttaaaatatgcgAGGGGGTGTGATGATATATATCCATCATTtctgtatttgaatgatgaaaaCCAACATGCACTACCATCTGATCTctttttgtatatataaattttcaaaatttaggtcggTTTTAATTGATTTTGGCTTTTGTAATTGTTAGTTTGTAATTTCCTTGTGTTCCatgatgaaaaaaaatcattaaccTGATTTATCAGTGATGATTATATAAATAATCACCATCTTTCGGCTGAGATTGTAGGTCTTTTTTTTCAGAAAATCACTAGACATTTGTTAAATATGTTACTTATTCTAAGCTACCATGCTTAATTTCTCTTGAAGCCTGTTGCCCGTGGTATCTGATGTCCAGTTTTTTTGTATGCATAGCTGGACATTTCGTTTTTGGGGCAGATATAAAATTCCGAACAGGTCTTGCGACACAGTTAGCTTCTTTTTATCATACAAGCTTTCTGTTACTAAATCCCTGCTCACATTGATCTGCTTTTATTTCTTCCTTAAaacccttttttgtttttttttcttcccaTGCTTGCCCATTTTAAGGGTGAAACACGTTTTTGTTCTTATACAGACAAACTGGCGTAGACCAAAGGGTATTGATTCTCGTGTCAGAAGAAAGTTCAAGGGATGTACTTTGATGCCCAATATTGGCTATGGTTCAGACAAGAAGACCCGACACTATCTTCCAAATGGCTTTAAGAAATTTGTCGTGCACAATGTCGGAGAGCTTGAACTGTTAATGATGCACAACAGGTAATCTATACATATTGTACTGTATATCATTAATTTGTCTAATATATATCATTTATGTTTGTTTTTCTTAATTGGTTTTTGTTACTTGGCAGGACATATTGTGCCGAGATTGCCCATGATGTTTCaacaaagaagagaaaggagattGTGGAACGGGCAGCCCAGCTTGATGTTGTCGTTATGAACAAGCTTGCTAGGCTGCGCAGCCAAGAAGATGAATGAGATTAAGCTTGTCTTTTATGTTTATCTTTGAGCTTTGTTTGCGTTTCTTataaatttttggtaattttgttgCTTTAGATGTGGCGATAACATTCTCAACCGGGATTTTGTTTGTATCACGGGAATTATGACTACAATTGCAACCTATGTTTCATGAATTCTCATATCTATAAGCACACGTTATGCATTTGTGCGAATTTGCATGCGAGTTTGGTTTGTTTGGGTTTAATCCTTGTGATTTTTAGACCCTACctttaattgaaaaatagaacTTCTGGATTAATCTCTATAAAACAAAACCCTACATTATCTAAAAACGAATTTCTCCCCCTGCAATTTAACGGATATAGCTTCAAGGATGTTCATTGGTAAGCTTAATTGTAAATCAGCATTGGTTTCAATTTGATGACTTAGAACTGCAAGGATCCAAACCGTAGCAATGAATAAATGGCATAACTAAATGCAAAAGGTCACTTGAATTTACAACCTGATTCTCTACTACATGGCCATAAACTCAGTACAAGAAAAGAAGCTTAATATTGTGAGCGAGTCTAACCGGTTCTATGCTTGTTTCCTCTCTCTGCTGTAAACTTCACGCCCGTTGCGCGCCCCACGAAAACCATGGCAGTAACGGCTACAACAGCGGCCCCAACTGAGGCAATAATTGAACCCCAGTTGAGGTTCCCGTCCTCTTTCGTGACCCAACACTTATGCTCCTTGCTCTTCTTGCCTTTCAACTCAGCAATAGCTCTCTTCAGCTCCCACAAGCCAGATTCCAACTCTTCCATCTCGCTTGTCATCTTCTCTGACCCTTTTAAGGCCTCGATTTCTTCCATCGCAGTCTTCAGATCAAGCAACTCAAAACTTCCCCTCTCCAACATCGCCTCCAAGATTTCAATTTCCTTGCACAATTCTCGCGCTCCAATCTCTTCTTCTTCACCATTGTCACTCACATTGCcattttttatttcgttttcaacATCAACATCACCATCACTCCACTCCACGTTATCAACCGCATTACCCATATTTTCAAGCTTCCCCATACTTTCTTTCTTATCCGAAACTAGTTGACTCAGATTCACGAGCTGACCCGCAAGATCAGAGTCTAAATCTTTAGAATCCTCGGTTTTTTCACATTTCTCGGTTTCTTCAATTCCGATCCCGATTTCTTTAAATTTAtcgttaattttccctatttCTAGCATTAAATCCAAAAACTCTTGTTCCAATTTTTTCTCTTTCAAAACCTCGCATCCTTTGATTTCTTTCACTTCCCCGAATTTCTCCAGTTCATCATCGTTGAACCCTTTCTGAAGCATCGACATTAGAACTTTCCGTTCAAGTTGTTCAATTTCACGAGTTAATTGAACTTCACGTTGGTTAAATTCT
The genomic region above belongs to Gossypium hirsutum isolate 1008001.06 chromosome D05, Gossypium_hirsutum_v2.1, whole genome shotgun sequence and contains:
- the LOC107905855 gene encoding 60S ribosomal protein L32-1; the encoded protein is MAVPLLSKKIVKKRVKKFKRPQSDRKISVKTNWRRPKGIDSRVRRKFKGCTLMPNIGYGSDKKTRHYLPNGFKKFVVHNVGELELLMMHNRTYCAEIAHDVSTKKRKEIVERAAQLDVVVMNKLARLRSQEDE